agtagaaggaatcttCTCATagagaatccttcagatgtgggctaggcaagaaaagcctcctgtgtctgcacctaacatagcaaaggaaactcattctctatgctaggaagacgcagactaAAGACTAGAACTCTAATGTtttgccccaaacccaaaaaccagttactctggttagcGAGTCAgggcagacatatcctagtatagttatacatgaatattattcagatagaaccactaggactaagcctaaggcttactcagagggagaaagagattgaacttagtctccggaggagaaaagaacaaccggagatgtgtgcgaaagtatactaaagtcccATCGGCTACTAGCCTAGgtacggtgagaatcgattacctaaatcactgaaactctctcgtatacaatcttggaaaagaaaacttaacaatatcttacatgtataaaatatttgcctatagcttctataacataacactcagaaaacttatatcatgtatgaaagtatTTGGACCAGACACCTAGGCcattaagcctcgcgaagggcaaaaacggttacctaaatcgccaaactgaaaactaacggcatcatataagaattcctagaggagctaacagctagatttattaaagcataaaaaccggaaacgtcgctctggctaactaaatgacccatatatagcaagcgacagcatcaaggatgcctccggtaggtaacagctcttgtttacgttaatatcacttttgatttaattcaaaacaacaagagcaaccatttatacaaagtaaagataatactcaactttcccaaGGCAGAAGGTGCCAAAGAAATCATCATATGCTGAATAATATCCAAAAAATtatgagagatcacaagggaagACACAGagaagtagagctacacgaaaaggaataaagatggcgcggctgtcttcgtcagatacacactggaaacggaataggagagataccttatgatcggctctcttttcattctcgtttttagattcatgtccctgtaacccctcgaagcgttaatactgttcggggcgaagatagctgtggcgtgtcaagaatatgtcctctgatattatacgatatcccgaTTAGATTTATtttgggatatttgctccaggaattagaattctggataccttaaggtaaaattcttttggaatatcactgtagtcaaatataccctaggaaactaccctttaggaacttccatcaggacgacatggcctgagcccaaatatatatatatatatatatatatatatatatatatatatatatatatatatatatatatatatatatatatatatatatatatatatatatatatatatatatatatatatatatatatatgactgctagatatttagttagatatgcacacatactcaACCGTTACCGTTACTTCCTTTTTTCATAACTACAGCACGGCAGTTTCCGATTGTACTCCTTGAAAAGtacttctctcaccagggtatgactactgtttCTCGCCACCCCCACATCCGAAGCGGGGAAAGACAGAGTATTTCTACTTCTGTCAATGTCGGTCAGCGTgactggaaatgaatatatatatatatatatatatatatatatatatatatatatatatatatatatatatatatatatatatatatatatatatatatatatatatatatatatatatatatatacacaaacagattcTTACAAAAgtgcatatctgaatatatatatatatatatatatatatatatatatatatatatatatatatatatatatatatatatatatatatatatttatacatatatatatatatatatatatatacatatatatatatatatatatatatatatatatctatatatatatatatatatatatatatatatatatatatatatatatatacatatatatatatatataatatatatatatatatctatatatatatatatataatatatatatatatatatatatatataatatatatatatatatatgtgtgtgtgtgtgtgtgtgtgtgtgtgtgtactgtatttatatactcaCACGAGTATGTACGaaagatagatagatttttttcgcatggagagagagagagagagagagagaagagagagagagagagagagagagagagagagagagagagagatttttgcagCAGACCTTAACTGGAATTATTCTCAGTTGTTTTCCGCAGTGGTATCTTCCAGCTATCTCTCTTCTGGACTGTCTGCAAGCCCATTAATTCAATTATTATACTGCAATTATCCATACCGCCAACGTTATTTTTTATTGTACACTGGGGCTTTTTCCCTAGTGGTTGAGCAAAGTGATTTATGCCACTTACCAAACTAATAATTTCGTTAGTCTGAAAGCTCTTCATATCAGGAGAGCAAGTAAGATAGATTATGCAATATGTCAACTTTGAAAAAGAGATTCGCTAAGGTATTTCAGGATAATGTGAACAATAGGTTAATGTCAACAGAGGTGTTTAGGATTAGAATATCGTTTACAATATATTTCTATTGAGATGTTAAAAGGCTCAGCTTTTTGAAAACTGGAGTAGTTTTGATagatataagaaaatttataaacTTTTTATAATATAGTAATGAAATCCGAATGTAGCACGGAACTAATTAATACTAACGTTTCACGCCTTTTAAAGACATTATTAGTGtacattttcctttctttaatggCAGAGAGACTGAAATGTCACAATATCTTGTTGGAAATTAAATTCCTACTTtctatatttataaaagaaataaaaatgacagtCGTTATGAAAGGATTATTTCCTCTACTATCTTTATATGTAAGGCACTTTGGACATATATATCCTTTTAATAACAGAAGCTATCTAGAATCACAGTGTGCTAGAAAAGTTTCATACGAGAAGAGAGTGTTCCCTTTGAATACAATGAGAAAACGAATGTAAGTCTCAAAATCGTTTCTCAAAATGACTCTGTATTCCTGAATTTTGTTTAGCATGATCTCTATTTACTGTTTCATCTCTCTTTGAACAGCATTGGACAGCGGCTTCGATATGAAAGAGTCCGCAGGGAAAAAGCAGTTTACTTTGAAGCTCTGACGAGAGTGATGATTCACAAATATATTCTCGCCTAATCCTAACTGTTTACTGTGATTCTTAGTTGGGTCGTTCAATAATCAATTTCCGCTCCATTCTTCATTATATTAAAGAAACGTATAACTTTATTCAACAGTATCAAGAGTTCTAGCAATGAATAACTTCCCTTCAGAAATATATGAGGAAAACATTGTATTAAAATAATGCAATCTGTATCTGCATGATGAATAAGAGAGAATTCCGtattcaataatctctctctctctctctctctctctctctctctctctctctcgctctctcctctctctctctctctctctctctctctctctctctctctctctgaaacaaatCCCTCGCTGCTATACCTTTCAACCCTTCTGCCTCCTTGTCATTCAACAATTTTCTTGAGTTAAGCGCTTAGTCAGTTAACGTTAGGAATATCCATTttagaaatgataaagaagaaacACAAGAGAAGAACAATAAAATGTGAGAATAGCAAATGAAGGAAGGATATAATTTCAACCTGAGCCAAGGGTTGATCCTTTAAAGCACTGAATATTCACTTCGTTAACCATAAAACTTTAAAGAGCGTTACGAGATTTTACTAAACCACCATCTCGGTTTAATTGGCTACGGCGTTACAAAGCAGTTATTCATCTTTTAATCTCTCCCTATCAGTAGCGAAAACTGTTAACCTATTAATCCCCTGATGATCATAGATAGGGAGGGACATCAAAGACCGCGGCTTTGGATAATGGCCGTCGATTAGACTGGCTTCATGAAGTGAATAgtttaatataaagaaaatgattCTTTCTTGAAGACGCTTGGCGAAGGTCATGCACGCGAGAAGCATATTCGGCTACAAACTCAGACTGAGGAACAAAAGGACGAGGTGGGGGGAAGGGGGGTGATTAAAAAATTTGGCTTTTCGCTAAAGAGCTCCCCAGTCACGCAACTACCAGTTAAGatctaaaaaaatgttttaattgcgAATTCTTGGTAGTGTGCTTGAATACCTTCGTACCAAAGATGATTTAAACGATTTACATGTGAAGTTCTAACAATAATCTACCCACTGGGATTTGAGTTATTTCGAGGGTCTCATGATTTAAGtcagatatatttctttttctttagtgaatggttattataaatacaaattatgaatataaagaaataattgacGTATTCAGAATGTATATGGAAATATACATGACATTTCTTGTCTGCACAGTTACTTCTCCCTCTATGAATCAGAAGTATTAGTTTGACCTTTAGGTACTAGAAGGACATATGGGTTACACTTTTAAAAGTAAACAAAGTGATCTTAACGCTCTATTTAAGAGTCATTACAGAAAGAACATGAAAGTAAAATTAAACTTTGAAAAAGTCACAAAATATTGGGGATAAGTTTTATCAACTGATCTTTTAAGAAATGGATCAAGTGTCCACATATTTCTATTTAGATGAGATGCTTCAGCAACTGATGATAATTATCGAATTAAAGAATAAATTTTAGGATTAAGATCATTTTTGTCACTATTAGGATtccagatgctatatatatatatatatatatatatatatatatatatatatatatatatatatatatatatatatatatatatctatatgcatatatatatatatatatatatatatatatatatatatatatatatatatatatatatatatatatatgtatatatatatatatatatatatatatatatatatatatatatatatatatatatatatatatatatatatatatatatatatatatatatatatatatatatatatatatatatatatatatatatatatatatatatatatatatatatatatatattccttcgaggccaagtggtagtcactgtctatacaagcttgccggaccagggttcgatgatggatataagctatattatagcagAGCAATTAAAAGGTagaaatggagttggcatagtactgtctggtgagctgaaaaatgcggtgatagaggtgcatagaaagaatgccCGTATCATCAGATtaaagatgtgttgtggaggagagattcggAATatcataagtgcatatgcaccacaagttggttgcacagaagatgagaagggaaatttctggagagacatggatggaatAACGCAAGAACttgaagaacaggagagggtcatagtgcgggcagatttgaatggccatgttggaagtgagaatgagtcAATttgtcgggtgcatgggggccatggaattggggacaGAAACCCAGAAGAAGAGAGTGtggtggactttgctgtgtcatttgacataataatagtaaacacattctttaaaaagaaaagggaacacctaataacatataagagtgggggaagatgctcccagatagactaattcctgtataaaaggataaagctggtggaggtcaagaactgcaaggttatcccaggtgaccatgtagccccccaacacagaatACTATGGATAAACTTAggtctaaaaagggaaagaaaagctgaAGCTAAAGGGATAAGGGAAATTAAATGGTaaaaactagtgagggaaggagataagatgatagagtttaagaggagggttttggaggatattgatataggagttgaagatgttcaagaatggtggacacaaaATGCAGCAGCAGTGAGAAtgcatggaaaggagctgctaggagagacatctggtatcatatgggaagaaaaggagatttggtggtggagtgaagaaattgagaagtttgtaaaagataagaaggaggcaaggagagatgggaagagtcacagtcaggggaagacagagagaggttcagagagaaaagcaaggtggtgaagaaggtagtagcccaatctaaagcaaaggcatatgatgatatgtataatgagctggggacacaGGAACGATTAAACAAGATGACCAAGCTATCAAAGACTaaaaataa
This genomic stretch from Palaemon carinicauda isolate YSFRI2023 chromosome 12, ASM3689809v2, whole genome shotgun sequence harbors:
- the LOC137650758 gene encoding craniofacial development protein 2-like; protein product: MDISYIIAEQLKGRNGVGIVLSGELKNAVIEVHRKNARIIRLKMCCGGEIRNIISAYAPQVGCTEDEKGNFWRDMDGITQELEEQERVIVRADLNGHVGSENESICRVHGGHGIGDRNPEEESVVDFAVSFDIIIILGTMIDVRLREEVEIGKEQMGFMKRRGRTDGVFCLRHLMENFREKQRDLQVLFINLEKAVDQVPRQEV